The following DNA comes from Streptomyces sp. NBC_00690.
GCGCGGCGTCGTCGAGTTGGCTCAGTAGGCACTGGCCCACGGCGTGGGCGTGGCCGGTCTCCCGGAAGTTCGCCCACTCCGCGACGGCCGGGGCGTGAGGGCTGTCGGCATAGGCGACCAGCTCAATCTCGCCCTCGCGGTACAGGGCGAAGTAGACGGGGACGCCCAGCGCGTCCCGCCAGTGGTGGAGGGACTCTTCAAGTCTGCTGCGACGATTCTGCACAGCGCCGCCGACCGCGAGTCGTTCCACCGCGCCACCGAGGACGAAGACGCCCTTCTCCCGGAGCAGATAGCCCTCGTGGGTCAGGGTGCGCAGCAGATGGTAGGCGGTGGGAAGGGGAATGCCCGCCTCCCTCGCCAGTTGCTTCGCGGGCGCGCCGTCCCGATGGGAGGCAGCGGCCTCCAGCAGTCGAAGGGCCCGCTGCACCGAAGTGATCAGCGTTGGGGCAGCGTGCGGAGCTGTGGCCATAGGTCAACCCCCAGGCATGGTGACGGGCGCCGTGCCCGCCCGCGGGGGCCGCCCCCGCGCGCCCGCCGCACGGCCGCCCCGGAACCTACCTGAAGGGAGAAGTTCCGGGGGCCGAGGGACGGCTTGCCACTGTAATGGCCGTCAGACTGGAGGGACCTGGCCTTTGCCGGCCGTTCCCCCGGCCGGGTTAACACCCCTGCGGAGAGCGCCTACCAATCCTCGCGCGAACTGGGGGAACCGGTGAACTTCCGTACGACGAAGATGAGTCCGGCGACGAGGGCGACGAAGAGCAGCACGTTGAAGAGCAGGCTGACCACGAATCCGAGGACGTTGGCGATCAGCCCTCCGAAGACGGACAGGACGACCACCGGAACGGCAACCCACTTCACCCACCAGGGCAGTCCAGCGAAGATCTCCCGCATGGCCATCGCCTTACCTCTTTCTCCTCTGTGCATCATCGGTCCACCGGACGCCCCAGGTGTCCCAGAAGGGGTCTGCTGAACCTCCTGACCTCTGCCTTCGATGCTAGGCGGACCCATGGGGTGAGCGGGGCCCCGACAGCCCTTGCTCTCCCCTGACCGACCCCCTAGGGACCGTGGTGGACCCGACTCCGCTCGGAGCAGGAATCCTGGGCGGGGGCCTCAGCTCTCGGGAGGAGAGAAGACCACCATCACCCGCAGGTCCTCGGTGATGTGGTGGAACTTGTGCGGCACCCCGGCAGGTACGTAGACCACACTGCCGCGACCGACCTGGGTCGTCTCCATACCGACCGTGATCGCCGCGCGGCCACTGACGACGAAGTAGACCTCGTCCTCGGCATGGGGAAGTTGCGGATCGAGATCGCCGGAGTCCAGCGCATAGAGGCCGACGGACATGTTCCGCTCGCGCAAGAACTGGAGGTAGGCGCCGTCGTTGGCGGCCCTCTCGACCTCCAGTTCGTCCAGTCGGAATGCCTTCATCGTCTATCCGCCCCTGCCATTGGTCCGATCACGTCTGCCACGATCAGACGCATGATGAATCTTCTCGTCAAGACGATCGCCAATGCTGTGGCCCTGGCCATCGCCATCTGGTTGCTCTCGGACATCACGCTGACCGGTGACAGCACCGGCAAGAAAACAACGACCCTGATCGTGGTCGCCCTGATCTTCGGGCTGGTCAACGCGGTCGTCAAGCCGATCGTGAAACTGCTGACCCTGCCGCTGTTCGTTCTCACACTGGGCTTGATCACACTGATCGTCAATGCGCTGATGCTGCTGCTGACGTCCTGGTTCGCCGACAAGCTCGATCTGAACTTCCACGTCGAAGGCTTCTGGACCGCCGTACTGGGCGGCCTGATCATCTCGCTGGTCTCCTGGGCGCTCAGCGTCGCCCTGCCCGACAAGGACTGAGGCCGCACGGACCCCGCGCTCCGGGACTTTCAGGACTTTCGGGCCCTTCGGTGCTTTCGGTTCCTTCGGAGCCGGACCCGCCCACCACCCACCACAGCCGAGCAGGACTCAGCCGAGCACGACGAGGATCGAAACCACACGATGAACAGCGCACAGAGCCCGGGAGACGGGACGAGGGCGGTACGGGCCGGATTGCCCGAGCCGGTGAAGCACGAGCCGACCCTGCCTGGTCCGGTCTTCGCCGCCCATTTCCATCTGCCGGGCGAACCGACCGGACCGTACACCTACGGACGGGACTCCAATCCCACCTGGACCCTTCTGGAGAGGGCGATCGGTGAGCTGGAGGCGCCGGGCGTCCCGGTCGAGACCGTGACCTTCGCGTCCGGGATGGCGGCGATCTCGGCCGTGCTCTTCTCCCAGCTCAGAACCGGGGACGCGGTGGTGTTGCCCAGTGACGGCTACCAGGCGCTTCCCTTGGTGCGGGAACAGTTGGAGGCGTACGGAATCGAGGTGCGAACGGCACCCACGCGTGAGGACCGCCAGCTGTCGGTCCTGGACGGGGCACGGCTCCTCTGGATCGAGAGCCCGTCCAATCCCGGGCTCGACGTGTGCGACATCCGCCGGCTCACGGAGGCGGCACACCGGGCGGGCGCACTGGTCGCCGTCGACAACACCCTGGCGACCCCGTTGGGACAGCGCCCGCTGGAACTGGGCGCGGACTTCTCGGTCGCCAGTGACACCAAGGGCCTGACCGGCCATGGCGATCTCCTCCTCGGCCATGTGAGCTGTCGCAATGCCGACCTGGCGGAAGGCGTACGGCGTTGGCGCAAGGTGGTCGGCGCGATTCCCGGGCCGATGGAGGCTTGGCTCGCACACCGCTCGCTCGCCACGCTCCAGCTGCGGATCGAGCGCAGCTGCGCCAACGCCCTGGCACTGGCTCGGGCGCTGAGCGAGCGCGGCGAAGTGGGTGGGCTGCGGTATCCGGGGCTTCCCACCGATCCCTCGTACCCAATGGCTTCGCTCCAGATGAAGCGCTATGGCGGGATCGTCTCCTTCGTGCTGCCCGACCGGGCCCACGCGGAAAGGTTCCTGGACGCCCTGCGACTCGTGGACGACGCCACGAGCTTCGGTGGAGTGCGCTCATCGGCGGAGCGCAGGGGCCGCTGGGGCGGGGATGCGGTGCCCGAGGGCTTCGTACGGCTCTCGGCGGGCGCGGAGGACACGGAGGACCTGGTGGCCGATGTGCTGCGAGCGCTGGACGAGGCAGTCGACGAGCCGGCGACACGACCCTTGCGCTGACGGCGATCCATCCGTCGTACGGCGGCACATCAAGGCCCGGACGGAAAGGCTCCACAGGACGGTCACACGTGAATGCGGTTTGGCGGCGAGAACGGGGGCACCCATGGGTACGGACGGAGATCCTCGGGCAGTCAAAGCGGGCGCGCCCGTCAAGGACAGAAGGTCCGAAGCCGTTGGTGGGCGGTCCGAACCTCCCCCCTCGTGGCTCGGACCGCCCCGGTTCATCCCCCCGAAGAACCTCGTGACCAAGGCTAGTTGACTCTGCGTCAGTGTCCAATCACAGTAACGACAGCGACCTATCGACTTATTTATAGTTGTCCGATCCGCGAGCATCGTCGGTCGAGAGGGGCGCTCGACATGGATCTGGCGTTGCTACGCACATTCGTCACCGTCCACCGCGCAGGCTCCTTCACCCGCGCCGCCGCCTTGCTGGGACTCTCCCAGCCAGCGGTGACGGGCCAGATCCGCACCCTGGAACGCCAACTGGGCCGTCCGCTCTTCCTTCGACAGGCACGTGGCGTCACCCCGACCACCATCGGTGACGAGCTCGCCCATCGCGCCGCTCCCCACCTGGACGCCCTGGTCGAGATCGCCGAGACCGGACTGGACGAGACATCCGGCGTACGGACCCTGCATCTGGCCGGACCACCCGAATTCACATCCCTGCGCGCCCTGCCCGCCCTCACCCCGCTGATCTCCCAGGGGCTGGCCCTGCGCGCCTCGTTCGGGAACGCCGAGGAGACCCTCGAAGGATTGGCCGCCGGCCATCATGATCTGGCCATCACCACGGCCCGTCCCCGCGGCGGCCTCCTCACCGCGACTCCGCTCTGTGACGAGGAGCATGTCCTCGTCGCCTCCCCGCGGTGGGGGGCCCGACTGGGCCCGGAGGTGTTACGCCGCGGCCATGTGGTGCTGGAGCAACTGCCCGTGGTGGAAGTCCATGAGTCGCTCCCCCTGGTGGCCCGCTACTGGGCCGCGGTCTTCGACTCGCGTCCAGCCGCCGCAGGGGCCGTCATCGCGCCGGACCTCAGGGCGGTGCTGGAGAGCGCGGCGGCCGGGGCCGGCCTCGCGGTGCTGCCGCGATACCTCTGTGAGGACGCCTTGGAGCGGGGTCGCCTTGTGGCATTGCTGGACCCTCCGGTACCCCCGTTGCGGACGTACTTCCTCGTGGTGAGGACGGGGACGCTGGCGCTTCCTCCGATCGCCCGGGCGCACGAGTGGCTGCTGCGGGCAGCGGGCGACTGGTGAACGAACGCGTCCCAGGAGTTTCAGAACCGCCGTCGTGGGCCATTTTCTAGCCATGACCGAACGTCCCGTGGTCAAGCGCACCGCACGTGCCGTCCTGCTCGATGGCGACGATCTCGTTCTGATCAAGCGCACCAAGCCAGGGCTCGATCCATACTGGCTGACGCCGGGCGGCGGGGTCGAGTCGACGGACACCACGGTGATCGCTGCTCTGCACCGAGAGCTGGACGAGGAGCTGGGTGCGAAGGTCACCGATGTGGTGCCTTGCTTCGTCGACACCGTGGAGCACATCGCGGGCGGTGGCATCGCCGGGGTCAAGGTGCAGCACTTCTTCGTCTGCCGTCTGGAGTCCATGGACCCGTCCCTCCGACACGGCCCGGAGATCGACGAGCCATGTGGGGAGTACGAGATCGTCCGGGTCCCCTTCAGCCGGGTGGGGATCGCCGCGGTCCATCTCGTACCGCTCTCGTTGCGGCACTATCTGGACGGCAACATCGAGGGAGTGCGCGCATTGCACGCCCATGACCTGGGCTGATGGATCGAACAGAACGATCCGGTCCACTGCTGGACCGACCCGCGCCCGCCCCTGGCCTCCTGTCGTCACCTTGTCCCACCGACGACGTACCTGGTGCAGTCGGTCCGCCCGCTAGCTCCCGACGGTGATCAGGTCCTCGAAGGAGTCATGGCGGATGCGGTTGGGCGGTATGCCGATGCCCCGCAGGGCGTGCACTCCGCTACGGATCATCCCGGGAGGTCCGGAGAGATATCCGTCGTACTCGTGCCAGGGGCCGAACTCCCTCACCGCATCGGGAAAGTGCGCCCGGTCGTCGACAATGGGACGCACCGACAGCCAGGGATGCGTCTTCTGGAGCCGCAACATGGTGTCGATGTCATAGAGGTCGAAGTCCGTGCGCGCCCCGTAGAAGACCTCGACCGGCCGCCGGGTGCCGTGTTGGGCAACGTCTTCGACCAGCGCCTTGATGGGGGCGATTCCCGTTCCTCCACCGAGGCAGAGGAGACCGTTGTCGGTGGAGTGGTCGACCGTCATGGAGCCGGCCGGTGGACCCAGCCGCAGGATGTCGCCGGGGCGGGCGTGGCGAACCAGTGCCCCCGAGACCCAGCCGGCGGGCACCGCCTTCACATGGAACGAGAGAAGCCCGTCGGGGCGCGGTGCGCTGGCGAAGGAGTAGTGACGCCAGACCCGTGGCCACCAGGGCGTCTCCACGCTGGTGTACTGCCCGGCGACAAAGGGATAGGGCTGGTCGGGGCGCACCGTGACAACGGCTATATCGGGCGTTCGAAGATCGTGGGAGACCACCTCGGCATGCCACCAGGCAGGCGCCTGCACCTGGTTCTCCGCTGCGGCATCAATCATGATCTGCGAAATCGTGGTGTATGTACGCACCCAGGCAGCCTCGGTATCGGGCCCCCAGGTCTGTGTGGCATATCGACTCAAGGCGCCGAGAAGGGCCTCGCCCACGGCCGGGTAGTGGGCGGCCTGCGTCCCGTACTTGCGGTGTCCACGCCCCAGATGCTGAAGGTACTCGGTGAGGACGGCCGGATCGTCCATATGCTCGGCGGCAGTGAGCAGCGCTTTGAGCAGCCGGTCGCGCTGAGTGTCCATCGCGACCGGGAAGAGGGGGCGTAGTTCGGGGTGCCCCACGAACAGCAGGGCGTAGAAGTAGGAGGTGACCCGGTCGGCCGTCGGCTCGATCTCGGCCAACGTGCGTCGAACAAGTTCGGCGTCGGAGGGCACTTCGGATGTCGAGGCGGGGCTCAGGGTCGGCCTCGACGGTTCGGCTACGGGTCCCTGCTCGATGGCAAGGGCCTGGTGCTGACCGGGTAGGCGCAGTCGGGTGGGGGTGCCCAGGGGGCTGACCGCCTCGCGCGGCCAGGGAAGTTCATCTCGGGCCGGGGCGCGGCCTTCGGCCGGGTGGACGGGATAGAAGCGGGGCGGGTCGTCCATCGAACGCTGCGTGCGCTCCTCACCGATCCGTTCGCCACCCATGCTCCCGGAGCGCTGAGTGGTTTGCCGCCGGGCGGCCTCGGCCGGTGGTGTCCGGAGGTCATCCGGGGAGGGCTCCGGCGGGATGGCTATGCCTTCGTCGGAACCGTTGTCACCTGATCTGCTGGCCGACACGGTAGTTGTCGGAGCGTCCATTGTCTGCCTCGCCTCGAACATCTCTTGTTCGGTCTCCGCACTTCCATCTGCTCGGAACGTGCCTCACTTCAGTGCTCCTGCCCCAGGACTGCTGTCAGCCACAATCTCCGGCACGACTCGCCATCTCCGTAGTCGTATCATTACAGGGAGTGGGCCTCGGGTGGCTCAAAGCAAGGAAACTCCTCCTATCTCAAGCCGCTTGCCTTACAGTGCCGCTCCCTCTGTGGAGCGGCGCCGACAGCGCTCGTACGCCATGGCGCGTAGCAGCGGCTACTCCCGCCGTCAGATGTGGCGAAGCGGTTGGTTCGGCACGGTGTTTCACGTGAAACCATTGAAGCGACCAACCCGGCGAGCACTTCTTGTCGTCCATGTCTGCGCAGCCGCATCTTGGTTGGGGGTCACGCTGGGGCTGTTGGCTCTGGCGCTGAATGCCAGTACCTCCAAGTCTCTGGCCACCACCGAATCCAGCGTCCAGTCGATGAAGGTCTTCACGGACTGGCTGGTTCTTCCGTCGGCACTGCTGACTTTCGTCACCGGCGTGGTCTTGTCCTTGGGTACCGCATGGGGCCTTGCCCGGCATCGCTGGGTCTTGACCAAGCTCCTGCTGACAGCCGCCACTACGACGGCTTCGGTGTTCGCTCTCCGTCCAGGGGTGAACGAAGCAGCGGAGATCACCTCTGGGGGAGGATCGCTGAACGCACCTCTCGATCTGGTGATGGGCCCCGCTGTCTCCCTGTGTGCCTACCTCTTGATGATGGCTCTCTCCGTACTCAAGCCTTGGGGATTGACCCGCCGTGGGCGAAGACTGCGGGGCGGGGTCACTTCTCGGAAAGCACTAGACGAACGATCACTGCGTCAGACAGCCTGATCCCCATGCCGACCTCACTCCCAGACTCACCGCATATTCGTCGTCTCACCAGGGAGGATCTGCTCTT
Coding sequences within:
- a CDS encoding LysR family transcriptional regulator; the protein is MDLALLRTFVTVHRAGSFTRAAALLGLSQPAVTGQIRTLERQLGRPLFLRQARGVTPTTIGDELAHRAAPHLDALVEIAETGLDETSGVRTLHLAGPPEFTSLRALPALTPLISQGLALRASFGNAEETLEGLAAGHHDLAITTARPRGGLLTATPLCDEEHVLVASPRWGARLGPEVLRRGHVVLEQLPVVEVHESLPLVARYWAAVFDSRPAAAGAVIAPDLRAVLESAAAGAGLAVLPRYLCEDALERGRLVALLDPPVPPLRTYFLVVRTGTLALPPIARAHEWLLRAAGDW
- a CDS encoding DUF5326 family protein, translating into MREIFAGLPWWVKWVAVPVVVLSVFGGLIANVLGFVVSLLFNVLLFVALVAGLIFVVRKFTGSPSSREDW
- a CDS encoding phage holin family protein, which encodes MMNLLVKTIANAVALAIAIWLLSDITLTGDSTGKKTTTLIVVALIFGLVNAVVKPIVKLLTLPLFVLTLGLITLIVNALMLLLTSWFADKLDLNFHVEGFWTAVLGGLIISLVSWALSVALPDKD
- a CDS encoding globin domain-containing protein: MFEARQTMDAPTTTVSASRSGDNGSDEGIAIPPEPSPDDLRTPPAEAARRQTTQRSGSMGGERIGEERTQRSMDDPPRFYPVHPAEGRAPARDELPWPREAVSPLGTPTRLRLPGQHQALAIEQGPVAEPSRPTLSPASTSEVPSDAELVRRTLAEIEPTADRVTSYFYALLFVGHPELRPLFPVAMDTQRDRLLKALLTAAEHMDDPAVLTEYLQHLGRGHRKYGTQAAHYPAVGEALLGALSRYATQTWGPDTEAAWVRTYTTISQIMIDAAAENQVQAPAWWHAEVVSHDLRTPDIAVVTVRPDQPYPFVAGQYTSVETPWWPRVWRHYSFASAPRPDGLLSFHVKAVPAGWVSGALVRHARPGDILRLGPPAGSMTVDHSTDNGLLCLGGGTGIAPIKALVEDVAQHGTRRPVEVFYGARTDFDLYDIDTMLRLQKTHPWLSVRPIVDDRAHFPDAVREFGPWHEYDGYLSGPPGMIRSGVHALRGIGIPPNRIRHDSFEDLITVGS
- a CDS encoding NUDIX hydrolase, yielding MTERPVVKRTARAVLLDGDDLVLIKRTKPGLDPYWLTPGGGVESTDTTVIAALHRELDEELGAKVTDVVPCFVDTVEHIAGGGIAGVKVQHFFVCRLESMDPSLRHGPEIDEPCGEYEIVRVPFSRVGIAAVHLVPLSLRHYLDGNIEGVRALHAHDLG
- a CDS encoding cupin domain-containing protein; the protein is MKAFRLDELEVERAANDGAYLQFLRERNMSVGLYALDSGDLDPQLPHAEDEVYFVVSGRAAITVGMETTQVGRGSVVYVPAGVPHKFHHITEDLRVMVVFSPPES
- a CDS encoding IclR family transcriptional regulator, yielding MATAPHAAPTLITSVQRALRLLEAAASHRDGAPAKQLAREAGIPLPTAYHLLRTLTHEGYLLREKGVFVLGGAVERLAVGGAVQNRRSRLEESLHHWRDALGVPVYFALYREGEIELVAYADSPHAPAVAEWANFRETGHAHAVGQCLLSQLDDAALGDHLDRHPVQPVTRYSVSDRRALVERLAATGRTQPVVERQEYALGTVCAAIPMMVGSNAAAMAISLPLHQQERLLPAVEQLRSGVAGLLDALAFSISI
- a CDS encoding cystathionine gamma-lyase codes for the protein MNSAQSPGDGTRAVRAGLPEPVKHEPTLPGPVFAAHFHLPGEPTGPYTYGRDSNPTWTLLERAIGELEAPGVPVETVTFASGMAAISAVLFSQLRTGDAVVLPSDGYQALPLVREQLEAYGIEVRTAPTREDRQLSVLDGARLLWIESPSNPGLDVCDIRRLTEAAHRAGALVAVDNTLATPLGQRPLELGADFSVASDTKGLTGHGDLLLGHVSCRNADLAEGVRRWRKVVGAIPGPMEAWLAHRSLATLQLRIERSCANALALARALSERGEVGGLRYPGLPTDPSYPMASLQMKRYGGIVSFVLPDRAHAERFLDALRLVDDATSFGGVRSSAERRGRWGGDAVPEGFVRLSAGAEDTEDLVADVLRALDEAVDEPATRPLR
- a CDS encoding DUF2269 family protein; amino-acid sequence: MKPLKRPTRRALLVVHVCAAASWLGVTLGLLALALNASTSKSLATTESSVQSMKVFTDWLVLPSALLTFVTGVVLSLGTAWGLARHRWVLTKLLLTAATTTASVFALRPGVNEAAEITSGGGSLNAPLDLVMGPAVSLCAYLLMMALSVLKPWGLTRRGRRLRGGVTSRKALDERSLRQTA